The Armatimonadota bacterium DNA window TTGTCGGGTTGCCCATAATCACCGAGCCTCGAGCGGCCAGACCCATGAAGTCCTTCTTCTCGTTCGCCAGGTCCGAGGCGGCTAGATCTCCTCTGAAATCAGGGCCATCGGCGTACCGAATTGATCCTACGATGTGAACATTTCGTCCGGCATAGAAGGTGCCCTGGCCGTCAATCGTCCCTTTGATCACGACGTCTTGCGAAACGGTGACCGGTCCGTGGATTTTGATGGGACGTGCATCCGTGCCGACTAGAACCGCTGAGCCTGTAATCACGCCATTTGTTGAAAGTCGTTCATACCGGTTCAAATTTGAGTTCCAGACTTCGACGTAAGCGGGCTGATTGTAATCCGGATTCGCGGTGCCGTCAGCAAACGTTGCCTTCGGGTCGCGGTAACTCGTGCTAATTGCGTTGTATCTGGCGAGATCGCTCAGATCAGGCATCACGACTTCTTTCGTTTGCCCTGCGTCCAACAGGTTTGTCAGAGCGGCGGAACCGGATCCAGTGCGGCTCCAGCTACGAATTCCAGTTGAATCACCCACGACGGCTCCGGCGACACGCCCTTCGACGAGTGCGGCATCGCTTCGATAGACAAAGTCTCTCGAATTTTCATACGAGGAGCTTCCGTCCGCGCCGTAGGTGGCAGCAGAATAAGAAGGTCGACGCCGCTTTGCGAGCGTATCTCGATATGCCGCGACGCGAGCGCTGTATGCCGAATCCGATTCGCCAGAAATCCGCGAAGGTGCTGCGGGGTTCCAGCCGGAGTAGCTCGCCTGTGACATCTTTACAGGCGCACTATTCAACAATCCAACCGCTCTCGGCACCAATTTGTCGTTACTACTGGCGTAAACCGAGCCATTTACCGTCGGCGATCCATGGAGGAAGTTGAAATTCCCGTTGGCGCGCATATCACCGTTGATGATGAGGTCACTTTCTCGGAATCCGTCCATCCAGCCGTAGTTGTTGACGAAGTAGGTGTAGTCAAACACTTGGCTACGTGCGAGCTCCAATCGAGTCGTCACGTCAACGACGCGGCTAGGTTCACCGTCATCCAGGACGCCATCCATATCGCGATCCACCCATCCAACAGCTCGAACGACGATGTTGCGGACATAGGCATTGCCCGATGGCTGCCAATACCGAATCACGCCAGCGGAATAGCTGCCAACGCCAGTGATCGTGTCGGTCATCGTGGATTTAGGATTCGCGACCGATGCCGACATCAAGTCAGAATCGAGGTCGTTGAACGACTGGACAACTTTAAACGGACGCCACAACGACCGGACGACGTCCTGAACTCCAGCTTCGCAAAGGTGAGTTGCAGTGACTTCGTGGGTCAAGCGCCGAGAGGTGCGGACAGTCTCGGTGGCATTAGTTAGATACGCCGACGACGCGACTGCCAACATCGACAGCACTAGGAATGACGCGACCATCGCTGATCCGCGTCGTTTTGCCTTTTGCCGCTTGGATTCGAGTTGATTTACTTCTTGTTCGTTCGTCATTGGGTTATCGCAGGGATGTTGCGCAAGAAGAGGGTCTCTCTCACGCGGTGGTTAATGAATCCGCCTTTTTCGTTTGTGGTTCGTGTAACCACTTGAATGTTCACGCTTCGAGTAATCGCTCCGGGGCCAGCCGTAAACACTCGGTATGCCGGTGATCCCGCACGTTCAGGATCGACCAAAATCACGTTTTTGGTGAGTAGTGCTTCGTTGCCAGATACGCCGATCAAGAGTGCGTACTTCGTTCCAGAAGGCTGGACCACGACTCTGCGAGAGACACCGTCCCATTCCACAGGCACGATGAAATCGCCGTTGGAATCTCTCTTAGGCAATCGGTAGCTAATGGAATTCCCGTCAGAAGCGACGGTGACGGACATCGCTTCTCGGAGTTCGATGCTGATGGTCCGGATAGCCTGGCTACCATCGGTCTCCGCTTCGATCTTGCTCTGGCCGGCGACCCAAGACCTCATGCCGGTGTATAAGGTCGCGAGTGCGCCCGTCAAAACGAATACGGTGAGCGCCGAGGCAATCATTACCTCGACCAAGGTGGCGCCCGTTCGCTTTTGATTTCGATTGCGAGTTCTCATAAGTTTGCCACCATCGTTCCGAGTGTCACGGTCCGTTCCCTACCGTTTTCGAACCAGCTGACCTCGATGATCACTTCCCGGAGGTCGATCGCAATTTGGTTCACGGTGATCGTCCCATTTCCTTCTGGCAAGGCGTCAGCTGGGCTGTCGACGACCGCGTTATCGCAAGTGGTGAACGAGTACGTGTTCCCTGAGATTGGATCGGTGTCGTCGATCATTCCGAGAGCCATGAGACGATCCACGCTAAGATTCGCGTAACCAGCAGTCCGCACAGCTTCCATCTGTTTTTGCGCCAGAGAAAGTGCGACGTTCTGGTTGTTAGCGGTGATGCGGCTGCGATCTCCGACAGGCATCGAGGCAGCAAGCACCGTCGCGCACAGCATTACCAAAAATATGCCGAAGAGAACTTCGATCAAAGTAAAGCCGCGCGCCCGCTTCCGGTTCCGAATTGTGCCTTTTAGTTCATTGCCCATTGATGGACTCTTCGCCGCAAAAACTGTGCCGTCCGAATGGGTTGTTCAACAATTGTCAAAGGACCTCACATGGTGAAAATGCTTGAGGCGACGGTTTCTAGCGAATCTGCTAGGATGAGGCACAAAAAAATCCACTCAGCGAACTGGCTGAGTGGATTTCTTGTGATGAAAAGTCTTTGTCTTAGTTTATGGCAGTACGTGGCCTGCAGTCGAGCATGTCGGATCGGTTCCGACGTTGCCAATCGTGTAGGTACCACCCGACGGGCATGCTGGCTGTCGCTTCAAGTAGTTCGGGGTCAAGTTTGCCCAAGCTACCGCTGCGCCGGATGCCAATCGGTTTTCCATTGCGTACTGCTCCTTACCGGAGTCAATCTGCTTCAAGTTTGCTACACACGTTCGTGTTCGGCTCGTTTCACGAGCACGGACGAAGTTCGGAACAGCAATTGCCAACAAAATACCAATGATCAAAACCACGATCATGATTTCAACCAGCGTAAATCCCTTTTTAATTCGTTTCATTTAAACTTTAAGTCTCCCAATAACTGAATGGCCTGGTGGCAATCTAAATCGCTACCAGGCCAATTCGAATAACTAGACGTTAAGGAAGGACGTGGCCTGCAGTCGAGCAAGTTGGGTCCGTACCCACGTTGCCGATTGTGTAAGTGCCACCCGATGGGCATGCTGGTTGTCGCTTCAAATAGTCTGGAGCGAGGTTTGCCCAGGCCACTGCAGCACCCGATGCAAGTCGGTTTTCCATTGCGTATTGCTCTTTTGCCGAGTCGATCTGCTTCAAGTTACCAACGCAGGTTCGGGTTCGGCTCGTTTCTCGAGCACGGACAAAGTTTGGAACAGCGATAGCCAACAGGATACCGATGATCAAAACAACGATCATAATTTCGACGAGCGTAAAGCCCTTGTTCTTCTTCGAGCGATTCATAAGATGTTTTTGCCTCCGATGCGACTCACATTGGGCTTTCCATCAAGAGTCCAATGACAGTCTCAGTACAAATACTTGGTTTTCTTTCTCAGAATCTTTAGTTTCTGATCTCGACCACCTTGTGAGCTTTGGCCCGATTCCTGTGCGATGAGTCTCACCGCAATGAGTCCATTCCATACTTTTCGCAAAAACCAACAATCCGATCAAGAAACGTCTTTTGCGGGTATATCGTCGAATAAGAACATGAGAAAACGGTTTGTTGCCCCGCTGCTAGTCACTGCCCTACTCCAGTCGGTAGGCGCGCAGGACCTTCGGCCTTCCGTCGCCGAACAGATCAAGATCGGGCAAGATGCCGCCAAGCAAATCCGCAAAGAGGAAAAGGTGCTGCCAGACAGCGACCCTCGCGTGAAGTACATCCGCGAGATGGGACCGAAGCTAGTTGCGCTCATCCCCGAAGCCGAGCGAAAGAAAAGACCGTTCCAATACAGCTTCGATGTGATCGACAGTAAAGAGATTAACGCGTTTGCGCTCCCGGGTGGCCCAATCTTCTTCTACACCGGGCTGATCAACCTCATGTCCACAAGCGACCAGTTTGTGGGAGTACTCGGCCACGAAATCACCCACGTGCGCAACCAGCACTGGGCATCGGCGTATGCCGACAACATGAAACGCCGGCTCGGTCTGGCGGTGCTCTTGACCATCATCAACGCCAACGGCTCGATCACAAATGCCGCGGACATCATCGATCAGGGCCTGTTCTTGCTTCCCTATTCGCGCAAGCACGAGTCTGAATCCGACAAGTTCGGCTATGACCTCGTGATGAAGCTCGGCATGAACCCGCAAGGAATGGCGGACGTCTTCCGTAAGCTCGCGGCTGGCAAAGGCAAGGATGGCTTCGGCGATGTTCTTTCGACGCACCCCGATCCGCTCAAGCGGGCCGAAGCGATCGAGAAGCGACTGAAGGCCGAAAAGACTGCTCCACCTGCACAAAAACCGCTCCCGTTTCAAACCGACGCGATGAAGCCCAAGCCGGTGTCCTCGCTGACATTCCTGGAGATTCTCGCTCTCCGGGACTATTGATCAGCCCTCTGATTAGCGAATCTTTGTTCTGGCTCATAGCTCCTTTTAGAACCCAAAGTTTGATTTGGCATCAAACTGGCTTATACTGAATCCAGGTGCCTTGTCGATGTCGGGAATTTTGAGAACTGGGTCTGTGGCGAAATTCGCTCTTGCTTGCGCGATGACCGCTGGCCTTCTGGCCAGTGGTCAGGCCATCACTTGGACCATGCAATCCGTATCGGTACCAGGTGCTACGAGCAACCTGCAGATACAGTCATTTAACAGCCAAGGCACAATGGCAATAAAGGACAGTGGCACTGGAAAGATTTACCGGCGCCTTCGATCTGGT harbors:
- a CDS encoding type II secretion system protein, translated to MGNELKGTIRNRKRARGFTLIEVLFGIFLVMLCATVLAASMPVGDRSRITANNQNVALSLAQKQMEAVRTAGYANLSVDRLMALGMIDDTDPISGNTYSFTTCDNAVVDSPADALPEGNGTITVNQIAIDLREVIIEVSWFENGRERTVTLGTMVANL
- a CDS encoding prepilin-type N-terminal cleavage/methylation domain-containing protein, producing MKRIKKGFTLVEIMIVVLIIGILLAIAVPNFVRARETSRTRTCVANLKQIDSGKEQYAMENRLASGAAVAWANLTPNYLKRQPACPSGGTYTIGNVGTDPTCSTAGHVLP
- a CDS encoding prepilin-type N-terminal cleavage/methylation domain-containing protein; this encodes MNRSKKNKGFTLVEIMIVVLIIGILLAIAVPNFVRARETSRTRTCVGNLKQIDSAKEQYAMENRLASGAAVAWANLAPDYLKRQPACPSGGTYTIGNVGTDPTCSTAGHVLP
- a CDS encoding M48 family metalloprotease produces the protein MRKRFVAPLLVTALLQSVGAQDLRPSVAEQIKIGQDAAKQIRKEEKVLPDSDPRVKYIREMGPKLVALIPEAERKKRPFQYSFDVIDSKEINAFALPGGPIFFYTGLINLMSTSDQFVGVLGHEITHVRNQHWASAYADNMKRRLGLAVLLTIINANGSITNAADIIDQGLFLLPYSRKHESESDKFGYDLVMKLGMNPQGMADVFRKLAAGKGKDGFGDVLSTHPDPLKRAEAIEKRLKAEKTAPPAQKPLPFQTDAMKPKPVSSLTFLEILALRDY